The following coding sequences lie in one Halorarum halophilum genomic window:
- a CDS encoding acyl-CoA dehydrogenase family protein produces the protein MTDAYGHSDTLLTDEQRAIREVVREFAVEEVRPGAREADAEEAFPEDTWDGLADLDLTGLTVPEEYGGFDADRATYALVNEELAYGQLAVATALSVHCLATSCIAEFGTEAVREEWLPEMVDGRPVGAFCLSEPHAGSNPAEMSTTAVRDGDVYVLNGDKQWITNGERAGVYVVFAKTDPDDDGSITQFLVPADYDGVTVGRKEDKLGLRASDTTAMQFDDVRLPEKYRLTEEGKGLSAAFRILTGGRIAIAAQAVGLAQAAIDESVEYAWEREQFDGPIAEIQSVRHKFSEMATNTQAARLLVREAARQSDAGDDPRLLASMAKYFASETAVDVTNEAVQIHGGYGYMTEFDVERFYRDAKITTIYEGTSEIQKKIIARDVLG, from the coding sequence ATGACCGACGCCTACGGCCACTCCGACACGCTGCTCACCGACGAGCAGCGGGCCATCCGCGAGGTGGTCCGCGAGTTCGCCGTCGAGGAGGTCCGCCCCGGCGCGAGGGAGGCGGACGCCGAGGAAGCGTTCCCCGAGGACACCTGGGACGGCCTCGCCGACCTGGACTTGACCGGGCTCACCGTCCCGGAGGAGTACGGGGGGTTCGACGCCGACCGCGCGACGTACGCGCTCGTGAACGAGGAGCTCGCCTACGGCCAGCTCGCGGTCGCGACGGCGCTGTCAGTTCACTGTCTCGCCACCTCCTGTATCGCGGAGTTCGGGACCGAGGCGGTCCGCGAGGAGTGGCTCCCCGAGATGGTCGACGGCCGACCGGTCGGCGCGTTCTGTCTCTCGGAGCCCCACGCCGGGTCGAACCCCGCGGAGATGTCAACCACCGCGGTTCGCGACGGCGACGTGTACGTCCTGAACGGGGACAAGCAGTGGATCACCAACGGCGAACGCGCCGGCGTCTACGTCGTCTTCGCCAAGACGGACCCGGACGACGACGGCTCCATCACGCAGTTCCTCGTCCCGGCGGACTACGACGGCGTCACCGTCGGCAGGAAGGAGGACAAACTCGGCCTCCGCGCGTCCGACACGACGGCGATGCAGTTCGACGACGTTCGCCTCCCGGAGAAGTATCGGCTCACCGAGGAGGGGAAGGGCCTGAGCGCCGCGTTCCGCATCCTCACCGGCGGCCGCATCGCCATCGCGGCCCAGGCCGTCGGCCTCGCCCAGGCCGCCATCGACGAGTCGGTGGAGTACGCCTGGGAACGGGAGCAGTTCGACGGGCCGATCGCGGAGATCCAGAGCGTCCGCCACAAGTTCTCCGAGATGGCGACGAACACGCAGGCCGCCCGACTCCTCGTCAGGGAAGCGGCCCGGCAGTCCGACGCCGGCGACGACCCCCGGCTCCTCGCCTCCATGGCGAAGTACTTCGCCAGCGAGACGGCGGTCGACGTCACGAACGAGGCGGTCCAGATCCACGGCGGGTACGGCTACATGACCGAGTTCGACGTGGAGCGGTTCTACCGGGACGCGAAGATCACCACCATCTACGAGGGGACCTCCGAGATCCAGAAGAAGATCATCGCGCGAGACGTCCTTGGGTAG
- a CDS encoding HAD family hydrolase encodes MNADELAGYDAVVYDLDGTLVHLAVDWGAAARDAVALFERNGHDASDADLWSLLERADDVGLRGELEALLSDHECEGARTSERLPPADDLPLAVPTGVCSLNCEAACRLALDVHDLSGHVDAVLGRDSAATYKPDPESLLATLRELDVPPDRAVFVGDSERDELTAERAGVAFRWYRQRADRA; translated from the coding sequence GTGAACGCCGACGAACTCGCCGGTTACGACGCCGTCGTGTACGATCTCGACGGGACGCTGGTCCACCTCGCCGTCGACTGGGGTGCCGCGGCCCGTGACGCCGTCGCGCTGTTCGAACGGAACGGCCACGACGCGTCCGACGCGGACCTCTGGAGTCTCCTGGAGCGTGCCGACGACGTCGGCCTTCGCGGGGAACTCGAGGCGCTGCTCTCCGACCACGAGTGCGAGGGCGCGCGGACCTCCGAGCGACTCCCGCCCGCCGACGACCTCCCGCTGGCCGTCCCGACCGGCGTCTGTTCCCTGAACTGCGAGGCAGCGTGTCGGCTCGCGCTCGACGTCCACGACCTCTCCGGACACGTCGACGCGGTTCTCGGTCGGGATTCGGCGGCGACGTACAAACCTGACCCCGAGTCGCTCCTCGCGACCCTTCGGGAGCTGGACGTTCCTCCCGACCGGGCCGTGTTCGTCGGCGACTCGGAACGCGACGAACTGACTGCCGAGCGGGCTGGCGTCGCTTTCCGCTGGTACCGTCAGCGGGCCGATCGGGCGTAG